The Streptomyces sp. NBC_01275 genome has a segment encoding these proteins:
- the efeB gene encoding iron uptake transporter deferrochelatase/peroxidase subunit yields MTDSTDPAPSRRALIGWGGAGLALGAAAAGGAVAMTRTGNDVDPTAAETGAAVDFHGTHQAGIATPVQDRLHFAAFDVTTGDRAEFVQLLKDWTEAARRMTAGKAVGEGAYGGLAEAPPDDTGEALGLKPSRLTLTVGFGPSLFAKFDLAGRRPEALVDLPKFAGDALDAARSGGDLCVQACADDPQVAVHAIRNLARIGFGKVVVRWSQLGFGKTSSTTPDAQTPRNLMGFKDGTRNIAGTETDRLKKFVWAGDKDVDENSAWMTGGSYLVARRIRMHIETWDRTPLQEQEDIFGRDKGEGAPVGKAKERDEPFLKAMKPDAHVRLAHPDSNGGATILRRGYSFTDGTDGLGRLEAGLFFLAYMRDVNEGFVRIQRHLATDALNEYIQHVGSAVFAVPPGVRDKDDWWGRTLFAKEA; encoded by the coding sequence ATGACGGACTCGACAGACCCCGCGCCCTCCCGTCGTGCGCTGATCGGCTGGGGAGGCGCCGGGCTCGCGCTCGGCGCGGCCGCGGCCGGCGGCGCGGTCGCGATGACCCGCACCGGCAACGACGTCGACCCGACCGCCGCCGAGACGGGCGCCGCAGTCGACTTCCACGGCACGCACCAGGCGGGCATCGCCACGCCCGTGCAGGACCGGCTGCACTTCGCCGCGTTCGACGTGACGACCGGGGACCGCGCCGAGTTCGTCCAGCTGCTGAAGGACTGGACCGAGGCCGCGCGCCGGATGACCGCCGGGAAGGCGGTCGGCGAGGGCGCGTACGGCGGTCTCGCCGAGGCGCCGCCGGACGACACCGGGGAGGCGCTGGGGCTCAAACCGTCCCGGCTCACCCTCACGGTCGGCTTCGGCCCGTCGCTGTTCGCGAAGTTCGACCTCGCCGGCCGGCGGCCCGAGGCGCTGGTCGACCTGCCGAAGTTCGCCGGCGACGCGCTCGACGCGGCCCGCTCCGGCGGCGATCTGTGCGTCCAGGCCTGCGCGGACGACCCGCAGGTCGCCGTGCACGCGATCCGCAACCTGGCCCGGATCGGCTTCGGCAAGGTCGTCGTCCGCTGGTCGCAGCTCGGCTTCGGCAAGACCTCGTCCACCACGCCCGACGCGCAGACCCCGCGCAACCTGATGGGCTTCAAGGACGGCACCCGCAACATCGCGGGGACCGAGACCGACCGGTTGAAGAAGTTCGTGTGGGCCGGCGACAAGGATGTCGACGAGAACTCGGCCTGGATGACGGGCGGCTCCTATCTCGTCGCCCGGCGGATCCGGATGCACATCGAGACCTGGGACCGCACCCCCCTCCAGGAGCAGGAGGACATCTTCGGCCGGGACAAGGGCGAGGGCGCGCCGGTCGGCAAGGCCAAGGAGCGCGACGAGCCGTTCCTGAAGGCGATGAAGCCCGACGCGCACGTCCGGCTCGCGCACCCGGACTCCAACGGCGGGGCGACGATCCTGCGCCGCGGCTACTCCTTCACCGACGGCACCGACGGCCTCGGCCGCCTGGAGGCGGGCCTGTTCTTCCTGGCCTACATGCGGGACGTGAACGAGGGCTTCGTCCGCATCCAGCGCCATCTGGCGACCGACGCGCTCAACGAGTACATCCAGCACGTGGGTTCGGCCGTCTTCGCCGTCCCGCCGGGCGTCCGGGACAAGGACGACTGGTGGGGCCGCACGCTGTTCGCCAAGGAGGCGTGA
- the efeU gene encoding iron uptake transporter permease EfeU: MFSNYLIGLREGLEASLVVCILIAYLVKTERRDALRPVWTGIAIAVLLAMGFGCVLEFGSQELTFQAQEALGGSLSILAVGLVTWMVFWMRRTARHLKSELHGRLDAALAMGTGALVATAFLAVGREGLETALFVWASVHAAGDGTPRPLIGVALGLATAVLLGWLFYRGALRINLAKFFTWTGGMLVVVAAGVLAYGVHDLQEADLIPGLTNTAFDISGTIPPDSWYGTLLKGVLNFQPDPTVLQVTVWLLYLIPTLALFLAPVGFASGKGKVKSPDDQGTQPDDRGTQESKAPQA, encoded by the coding sequence GTGTTCTCCAACTACCTGATCGGACTGCGCGAGGGCCTGGAGGCCAGCCTCGTCGTCTGCATCCTCATCGCCTACCTGGTGAAGACCGAACGCCGGGACGCCCTGCGGCCGGTGTGGACCGGCATCGCCATCGCGGTGCTCCTCGCGATGGGCTTCGGCTGCGTCCTCGAATTCGGCTCCCAGGAACTGACGTTCCAGGCACAGGAGGCCCTCGGCGGCTCCCTGTCGATCCTCGCGGTCGGCCTGGTGACGTGGATGGTGTTCTGGATGCGGCGCACCGCCCGGCATCTGAAGTCCGAGCTGCACGGCAGGCTGGACGCGGCCCTCGCGATGGGCACGGGCGCACTGGTCGCCACCGCGTTCCTCGCCGTGGGCCGGGAGGGCCTGGAGACGGCCCTGTTCGTGTGGGCGTCCGTCCACGCGGCCGGCGACGGCACCCCGCGCCCGCTGATCGGCGTGGCGCTGGGCCTGGCGACGGCCGTCCTCCTGGGCTGGCTGTTCTACCGCGGGGCCCTGCGGATCAACCTCGCGAAGTTCTTCACCTGGACGGGCGGCATGCTCGTCGTCGTGGCCGCGGGCGTCCTGGCGTACGGCGTCCACGACCTCCAGGAGGCGGACCTGATCCCGGGTCTGACGAACACGGCCTTCGACATCAGCGGCACGATCCCGCCGGACAGTTGGTACGGCACCCTCCTCAAGGGCGTCCTCAACTTCCAGCCCGATCCGACGGTTCTCCAGGTCACGGTGTGGCTGCTCTACCTGATCCCGACGCTCGCGCTGTTCCTCGCCCCGGTAGGGTTCGCCTCCGGGAAGGGGAAGGTGAAGTCGCCTGATGACCAGGGAACGCAGCCTGACGACCGGGGAACGCAAGAGTCGAAGGCTCCGCAGGCGTGA
- a CDS encoding bifunctional DNA primase/polymerase — protein MSAEFGGRTGLWGKLSQRLRGSGPSEAADSGDREALLLAAAGAGLPLAPAAYPAPGYRCSCDRVGCPTPARHPVSFAWQTQSTTDRAQVERWARHQPQANFITATGAAHDVLDVPLEAGREALERLLDSGVEVGPVAVSDDGRMLFFTLTRGTPEDEDEWWPCELDCHPETMDEHPGLRWHCRGSYVLVPPSRLPGDEGQSVHWLRGPEHPLPDPLTLLEPLTDACARHAGEHPADPAQTAWPSRR, from the coding sequence ATGAGCGCGGAGTTCGGCGGCCGGACCGGTTTGTGGGGCAAACTGTCTCAGCGGCTGCGTGGAAGCGGCCCGTCGGAGGCCGCCGACAGCGGCGACCGTGAGGCCCTGCTGCTCGCCGCCGCCGGAGCGGGACTGCCGCTCGCGCCCGCCGCGTACCCCGCCCCCGGCTACCGCTGCTCCTGCGACCGGGTCGGCTGTCCGACCCCCGCCCGGCACCCGGTGTCCTTCGCCTGGCAGACGCAGTCCACCACCGACCGCGCCCAGGTCGAGCGCTGGGCCCGTCACCAGCCGCAGGCCAACTTCATCACCGCCACCGGCGCCGCCCACGACGTTCTCGACGTACCGCTGGAGGCGGGCCGCGAGGCGTTGGAGCGGCTGCTCGACTCCGGCGTCGAGGTCGGCCCGGTCGCCGTCAGCGACGACGGCCGCATGCTCTTCTTCACCCTCACCCGAGGCACCCCCGAGGACGAGGACGAGTGGTGGCCCTGCGAGCTGGACTGCCACCCCGAGACGATGGACGAGCACCCCGGCCTCCGCTGGCACTGCCGGGGCTCCTACGTCCTGGTCCCCCCCTCCCGCCTCCCCGGCGACGAGGGCCAGTCCGTGCATTGGCTCCGAGGCCCCGAACACCCACTCCCGGACCCCTTGACCCTCTTGGAGCCCCTGACCGACGCGTGCGCCCGCCACGCAGGCGAACACCCGGCGGACCCTGCCCAGACGGCATGGCCGTCACGCCGCTGA
- a CDS encoding TetR/AcrR family transcriptional regulator produces the protein MVTQSGKPAPSATRRSEKSRRAIYAAALALVAESGYPKTTIEGIAARAGVGKQTIYRWWGSKADVLLEAFLDLSAQAAQEAGAPAQEPYAIPDTGDLAADIKNVLRATVDQLTDPRFEAPSRALAAEGVVNEQVGREFMTKLMEPSIQLYVDRLRAAQRAGQVRPDIDPRIALEFFISPLAQRWLQYTGPISYEYTDTLVDYALYGLAPR, from the coding sequence ATGGTCACCCAGTCCGGAAAGCCGGCCCCCAGCGCCACCCGCCGCAGCGAGAAGTCCCGGCGCGCGATCTACGCCGCCGCCCTCGCCCTCGTCGCGGAGTCCGGCTATCCGAAGACCACGATCGAGGGCATCGCCGCCCGCGCGGGCGTCGGCAAGCAGACCATCTACCGCTGGTGGGGGTCGAAGGCCGACGTCCTGCTGGAGGCGTTCCTCGACCTCAGCGCCCAGGCGGCGCAGGAGGCGGGGGCGCCGGCCCAGGAGCCGTACGCCATCCCGGACACCGGCGACCTCGCCGCCGACATCAAGAACGTGCTGCGCGCCACCGTCGACCAGCTCACCGACCCCAGGTTCGAGGCCCCCTCCCGGGCCCTGGCCGCCGAGGGCGTGGTCAACGAGCAGGTCGGCCGCGAGTTCATGACCAAGCTCATGGAACCCAGCATCCAGCTCTACGTCGACCGGCTGCGCGCCGCCCAGCGGGCCGGCCAGGTCCGCCCCGACATCGACCCGCGCATCGCCCTGGAGTTCTTCATCTCCCCGCTGGCCCAGCGCTGGCTCCAGTACACGGGCCCGATCTCGTACGAGTACACGGACACCCTCGTCGACTACGCGCTGTACGGTCTCGCACCCCGCTGA
- a CDS encoding Gfo/Idh/MocA family protein gives MTTDTVRWGILATGGIAAAFTADLIDLPDAEVVAVASRTEASAKAFADRFGIPRAYGDWSALAADEDIDVVYVATPHAAHRVAAGLCLEAGRHVLCEKAFTLNVREAEELVGLARDNDRFLMEAMWMYCNPVIRRLKSLVDDGAIGEVRTVQADFGLEGPFPPSHRLRDPAQGGGALLDLGVYPVSFAHLLLGEPSGIAAQAALSAEGVDLQTALALSWDSGALAALHCSVVGGTGTTASVTGSRGRIDVPSGFFHPDRFVLHRDGRDPEEFAADPADGPRNTFRHEAREVMRALRAGETESALAPLDGTLAVMRTLDTVRERIGVRYPGEDG, from the coding sequence ATGACCACGGACACAGTGCGCTGGGGGATTCTGGCCACCGGCGGGATCGCCGCCGCGTTCACGGCGGACCTGATCGACCTGCCGGACGCGGAGGTCGTCGCGGTCGCCTCCCGCACCGAGGCCTCGGCGAAGGCCTTCGCCGACCGGTTCGGCATACCCCGGGCCTACGGCGACTGGTCCGCGCTCGCCGCGGACGAGGACATCGACGTCGTCTACGTCGCCACCCCGCACGCCGCCCACCGCGTGGCCGCCGGCCTCTGCCTGGAGGCCGGGCGGCACGTGCTGTGCGAGAAGGCGTTCACGCTGAACGTGCGCGAGGCCGAGGAGCTCGTCGGCCTCGCCCGCGACAACGACCGCTTCCTCATGGAAGCCATGTGGATGTACTGCAACCCGGTCATCCGCCGCCTGAAGTCCCTCGTCGACGACGGCGCGATCGGCGAGGTCCGCACCGTCCAGGCCGACTTCGGCCTCGAAGGCCCCTTCCCGCCCTCGCACCGGCTGCGCGACCCCGCCCAGGGCGGCGGCGCCCTTCTCGACCTCGGCGTCTACCCCGTCTCCTTCGCCCACCTCCTGCTCGGCGAGCCCTCGGGCATCGCGGCCCAGGCCGCCCTGTCCGCCGAGGGCGTCGACCTCCAGACGGCGCTGGCCCTGTCCTGGGACTCCGGCGCGCTCGCCGCCCTGCACTGCTCCGTCGTCGGCGGCACCGGCACCACCGCCTCCGTCACCGGCTCGCGCGGCCGCATCGACGTCCCGTCCGGTTTCTTCCACCCCGACCGCTTCGTCCTGCACCGCGACGGCCGCGACCCCGAGGAGTTCGCCGCCGACCCCGCCGACGGACCCCGTAACACCTTCCGGCACGAGGCCCGCGAGGTCATGCGCGCCCTGCGGGCCGGCGAGACCGAGTCCGCGCTGGCGCCGCTCGACGGCACGCTCGCGGTCATGCGGACGCTGGACACGGTCCGGGAACGGATCGGGGTGCGCTACCCGGGCGAGGACGGCTGA